One window of the Vigna radiata var. radiata cultivar VC1973A chromosome 1, Vradiata_ver6, whole genome shotgun sequence genome contains the following:
- the LOC106768810 gene encoding pentatricopeptide repeat-containing protein At4g21190, translating into MLALMDSPLLIAKTFEIIKIPASTRCTVVCAAKGPRPRYPRVWKTNKKIGTISKAEKLVKSIKELSNVKEEVYGALDSYVAWELEFPLITVKKALKTLEYEREWKRVIQVTKWMLSKGQGKTMGSYFTLINALVNDDRLDEAEELWTKLLMRYMESLPRRFFDKMISIYHKRGMHEKMFEIFADIEELAMRPSVSIVSMVGEAFIELGMLDKYHKLHAKYPPPEWEYRYSRGRRIKVKVQAPSKQINTYTERLENVEQDSDLNKNYESSEETSGIIDDQQVTHDNDVTIYTKPEQISDISERIDDEQLRQEADVTSNELEQISENSNHSMETILDV; encoded by the exons ATGCTTGCACTGATGGATTCTCCTCTACTTATTGCTAAAACATTTGAAATCATTAAAATACCAGCCAGTACACGGTGCACTGTG GTATGTGCTGCAAAAGGTCCAAGACCAAGGTATCCCCGAGTTTGGAagactaataaaaaaattgggaCGATTTCCAAGGCTGAGAAGCTTGTTAAGTCT ATTAAGGAACTGTCAAATGTCAAAGAAGAAGTTTATGGAGCTCTTGATTCCTATGTTGCTTGGGAATTAGAGTTCCCTTTAATTACAGTAAAAAAGGCGCTCAAGACCCTAGAATACGAACGAGAGTGGAAGCGTGTAATACAG GTAACAAAATGGATGTTAAGCAAAGGTCAAGGAAAGACAATGGGAAgctattttacattaattaatgcTTTAGTAAACGATGACCGACTTGATGAAGCTGAAGAGCTTTGGACAAAGTTATTAATGCGGTATATGGAAAGTTTGCCTCGTAGattttttgataaaatgatATCTATCTACCATAAGAGGGGCATGCATGAGAAGATGTTTGAG ATATTTGCAGACATTGAGGAGCTTGCTATGCGACCTAGTGTGTCTATTGTGTCAATGGTTGGAGAAGCCTTTATAGAGCTGGGTATGCTGGACAAATACCATAAGTTACATGCAAAATATCCACCACCAGAATGGGAATATAGATACAGCAGAGGAAGGCGTATAAAAGTCAAAGTGCAAGCTCCATCTAAACAGATCAACACATACACAGAAAGGCTTGAGAATGTTGAACAAGACTCAGACTTAAACAAGAATTATGAATCTTCAGAAGAGACTTCGGGGATAATTGATGACCAGCAAGTCACACATGATAATGATGTAACAATATACACGAAACCTGAACAAATTTCAGACATTTCAGAGAGAATTGATGACGAGCAACTCAGGCAGGAGGCCGATGTAACATCCAATGAACTTGAACaaatttcagaaaattcaaatcaCAGTATGGAAACTATTTTAGATGTCTAA
- the LOC111241666 gene encoding uncharacterized protein LOC111241666, whose protein sequence is MKASHRLSEMFRDARMAGQRPYWVGEHIWNSLLAHWNTPQYRIKCATAQKNRASEKGGALHTGGSITTHEHVIRMAAALGRAVHVDEVFTQTHIRKGTGEYVDERSRKTIEDFSARLTQATPEGGSGADEEMIRTQCWVDRVGGKKKGRLYGVGQLASHYSAGRGGIFRHQPSTSTTFDPNNVVSKDAYDSLLARFENLENLVRTLVPQQGHTAPIIIPAASFPDHGCARRR, encoded by the exons atgaaagcatctcaccGATTATCAGAAATGTTTAGAGATGCCCGGATGGCAGGACAACGCCCTTATTGGGTGGGGGAGCACATATGGAATTCATTATTGGCGCATTGGAATACGCCACAATATCGCATTAAATGTGCTACCGCCCAGAAAAATAGGGCATCAGAAAAAGGTGGTGCACTGCATACTGGAGGATCCATCACCACACATGAACATGTGATTCGTATG gcAGCGGCGCTTGGACGGGCTGTTCATGTTGATGAGGTCTTTACACAGACTCATATTCGCAAGGGGACTGGTGAATATGTTGATGAGAGGTCTCGCAAGACCATT GAAGATTTTTCTGCGAGATTGACACAGGCAACACCAGAGGGGGGATCTGGTGCTGATGAAGAAATGATCAGGACCCAATGCTGGGTTGATAGAGTCGGGGGAAAAAAGAAAGGACGATTGTATGGGGTAGGGCAACTTGCCTCTCATTATAGTGCTGGAAGAGGAGGCATATTCAGACATCAACCATCTACCTCTACCACATTTGACCCGAACAATGTCGTCAGCAAAGATGCTTATGATTCACTTCTAGCCAGATTTGAAAATCTGGAAAATCTGGTTAGGACATTGGTTCCTCAGCAAGGACATACCGCCCCCATCATCATCCCAGCAGCCTCCTTTCCAGACCACGGTTGTGCAAGACGAAGATag